The Caballeronia sp. Lep1P3 genome window below encodes:
- a CDS encoding IclR family transcriptional regulator, translating to MTKLQHADTDTAGKPASAKANGAADLRRERDAIALPSALVDVTPQQAGTQTLLRGLAVLEAAAAGARDLRSFSAALGTTRSTTHRLVSSLVQARYLRQVQGGYLLGPKLIELGTIALEQMPLTAVARPHLQALAHRTHDTIHLGVRDGDDVLYIDKIPGTRGLEMRSRVGHRMPLASTGIGKAMMLDLEANAWKKLLDASHRALARTSFRPDHRPDIDTFVQRMTRYSQGGYTFDLEENEASIRCVAAPVRDASGAIVAALSVASTIPYMPDERMEELIPVVQREARSISEDLGWRPPQANRRIKR from the coding sequence ATGACCAAACTCCAGCACGCCGACACGGACACCGCAGGCAAGCCCGCGTCCGCGAAGGCGAACGGCGCCGCCGACCTCCGCCGCGAGCGTGATGCCATCGCGCTGCCGAGCGCGCTCGTCGATGTCACGCCGCAGCAGGCCGGCACGCAGACGCTCCTGCGCGGACTCGCGGTTCTCGAAGCGGCCGCAGCCGGCGCGCGCGATCTGCGCTCGTTCAGCGCGGCGCTCGGCACGACGCGCAGCACGACGCACCGGCTCGTCAGTTCGCTCGTTCAGGCGCGCTATCTGCGGCAAGTGCAGGGCGGCTATCTGCTCGGGCCGAAGCTGATCGAACTCGGCACCATCGCGCTCGAACAGATGCCGCTCACGGCGGTGGCGCGTCCGCATCTGCAGGCGCTCGCGCATCGCACGCACGACACCATTCATCTTGGCGTGCGCGACGGCGACGACGTGCTCTACATCGACAAAATTCCCGGGACGCGCGGGCTGGAGATGCGCTCGCGCGTCGGCCACCGCATGCCGCTCGCGTCGACCGGCATCGGCAAGGCGATGATGCTCGACCTCGAAGCGAACGCGTGGAAGAAGCTGCTCGACGCGTCGCATCGCGCGCTCGCCCGCACGAGTTTCAGGCCGGATCATCGCCCGGATATCGATACGTTCGTGCAGCGCATGACGCGCTATTCGCAGGGCGGCTACACATTCGATCTCGAAGAAAACGAGGCGTCGATCCGCTGCGTGGCCGCGCCCGTGCGCGACGCGTCCGGCGCGATCGTCGCGGCGCTTTCGGTGGCGAGCACGATTCCCTACATGCCCGACGAGCGCATGGAAGAACTCATTCCGGTCGTGCAGCGCGAAGCGCGCTCGATCTCCGAGGACCTCGGCTGGCGCCCGCCGCAAGCCAATCGCCGGATCAAGCGATGA
- a CDS encoding ribonuclease catalytic domain-containing protein — translation MNVFFEESGSFKAGSVLSKQGDAFQVELPGGRRAKVRAKDVLIEFEKPAAAELMQEADAIAQEIDLDFLWECAPDEEFPFAALGADYFGDKFGPTERAALVLRMHGAPVYFRRKGRGQYQRAPQEQLQMALAGLERKRQQALVQAGYEEELKAGKLPEALKGKAIGLLTKPDKNAIEYKALEAAAAARGISQARLMLECGGIASARALHEARFLSEFFPHGVGFPAVQPAPLPEDLPEADIEAFSIDDVTTTEIDDAFSVQHLADGRVRVGIHIAAPALGIARGDTVDSIARSRLSTVYMPGDKITMLPDNVVDVFTLAEGGLRPALSLYIIVNRETQDIVASETRAERVFVKSNLRHNHLDEHVTEESLAAGTGDYPHKQDIAVLWPLAQALFEKRQEARATYGLKREVQRNNDFNFYVEGEHVTITPRRRGSPLDLIVAELAILANSSWGAFLNDHGVPGIYRSQRGFGGPGPKRTRMQTTPAPHEGLGVAQYAWSTSPLRRYVDLVNQWQLLACVQHGVTAKLAAPFKPKDADLFAVVQGFDDTYTAYADHQRRMEYFWCLRWLKQENRKQVPASVVKDDLVRLEEIPLILHVPGLGVHARGTRVMLEVVSIDELTVEASCRLLHVIDAPSSAAPVEEDEAEEEVIETDDLSAESEAEAQAEAQPESTGDAQPSEEPSQS, via the coding sequence GTGAACGTTTTCTTCGAGGAATCGGGTAGTTTCAAGGCCGGCTCGGTCTTGTCGAAACAGGGCGACGCGTTCCAGGTCGAATTGCCGGGCGGACGCCGCGCGAAAGTGCGCGCGAAGGACGTGCTGATCGAATTCGAAAAGCCCGCCGCCGCCGAGCTGATGCAGGAAGCCGACGCCATCGCGCAGGAGATCGATCTCGATTTCCTGTGGGAATGCGCGCCCGACGAGGAATTCCCGTTCGCCGCGCTCGGCGCGGACTATTTCGGCGACAAGTTCGGTCCCACGGAGCGCGCCGCGCTCGTGCTGCGCATGCACGGCGCGCCCGTGTACTTCCGCCGCAAGGGGCGCGGGCAGTATCAGCGCGCGCCGCAGGAGCAGTTGCAGATGGCGCTCGCGGGGCTGGAGCGCAAGCGTCAGCAGGCGCTCGTGCAGGCCGGCTACGAAGAAGAACTGAAGGCGGGCAAGCTGCCCGAGGCGCTGAAAGGCAAGGCCATCGGCCTGCTCACGAAGCCGGACAAGAACGCGATCGAATACAAGGCGCTCGAAGCGGCAGCGGCGGCGCGCGGCATCTCGCAGGCGCGGCTCATGCTCGAATGCGGCGGCATTGCGTCGGCGCGCGCGCTGCACGAGGCGCGCTTCCTGTCGGAGTTCTTCCCGCACGGCGTCGGTTTTCCGGCGGTGCAGCCCGCGCCGTTGCCCGAAGACTTGCCGGAAGCGGATATCGAAGCGTTCTCCATCGACGACGTGACGACCACCGAGATCGACGACGCCTTCTCCGTGCAGCATCTCGCGGACGGCCGCGTGCGCGTCGGCATTCACATTGCGGCGCCGGCGCTCGGCATCGCGCGCGGCGATACCGTCGATTCCATCGCGCGCAGCCGTCTTTCGACGGTCTACATGCCCGGCGACAAGATCACGATGCTGCCGGACAACGTCGTCGATGTCTTCACGCTCGCGGAAGGCGGACTGCGGCCGGCGCTGTCGCTCTACATCATCGTGAATCGCGAGACGCAGGACATCGTCGCGAGCGAGACGCGCGCCGAGCGCGTGTTCGTCAAGTCGAACCTGCGGCATAACCATCTGGACGAGCACGTCACCGAGGAAAGTCTCGCGGCCGGAACGGGCGACTATCCGCACAAGCAAGACATCGCCGTCTTGTGGCCGCTCGCGCAGGCGCTCTTCGAAAAGCGCCAGGAGGCGCGCGCGACTTACGGCCTCAAGCGCGAAGTGCAGCGCAACAACGACTTCAATTTCTATGTCGAAGGCGAGCACGTCACCATCACGCCGCGCCGCCGCGGTTCGCCGCTGGATCTGATCGTCGCCGAACTGGCGATTCTCGCGAATTCGTCGTGGGGCGCGTTCCTGAACGATCACGGCGTGCCGGGCATCTATCGCTCGCAGCGCGGTTTCGGCGGTCCCGGCCCGAAGCGCACGCGCATGCAGACGACGCCCGCGCCGCACGAAGGTTTGGGCGTCGCGCAGTATGCGTGGAGCACGTCGCCGCTGCGCCGTTACGTCGACCTCGTGAATCAGTGGCAACTGCTCGCGTGCGTGCAGCACGGCGTGACGGCGAAGCTCGCCGCGCCGTTCAAGCCGAAGGATGCGGATTTGTTCGCCGTCGTGCAGGGATTCGACGATACGTACACGGCCTACGCCGACCATCAGCGCCGCATGGAATATTTCTGGTGTCTGCGCTGGCTCAAGCAGGAGAACAGGAAGCAGGTGCCCGCGTCGGTCGTGAAGGACGACCTCGTTCGCCTCGAAGAAATTCCTCTGATTCTGCATGTGCCCGGCCTCGGCGTGCATGCACGCGGCACGCGGGTGATGCTCGAAGTCGTGTCGATTGACGAGTTGACCGTCGAAGCGTCGTGCCGTCTGCTGCATGTGATCGACGCGCCTTCGTCCGCCGCGCCGGTCGAAGAGGACGAAGCGGAGGAGGAAGTCATCGAGACCGACGATCTTTCCGCCGAAAGCGAAGCCGAAGCGCAGGCCGAAGCGCAGCCCGAATCCACGGGCGATGCACAGCCGTCCGAAGAACCGAGCCAATCATGA
- a CDS encoding 2-dehydro-3-deoxygalactonokinase, which yields MTTPALIALDWGTTSLRAYLLARDGAALDTRASSAGIMKLPAGGFDQAFEETCGAWLDAHSHLPVIAAGMVGSAQGWIEAPYVDAPADANALVAGIVSVRTARGLDVRVVPGVLERGLLPNVMRGEETQIVGALASDASLSAKGGALIGLPGTHAKWAAVEAGRIERFYTFMTGEVFGALRDHTILGRTMQQDAASDAAAFVRGVDTARDAGHPGVLATIFSTRTLGLTGQLAPAQQPDYLSGLLIGHELRGLNEVLARDQSSLAGRTLRLIGNDALCDRYRAALARFGCNDAQTVAHATENGLYRIAALAGLVPTPTRAP from the coding sequence ATGACCACGCCTGCTCTCATCGCGCTCGACTGGGGCACGACTTCGCTGCGCGCTTATCTGCTCGCCCGCGACGGCGCGGCGCTCGACACGCGCGCTTCGTCGGCGGGCATCATGAAGCTGCCGGCGGGCGGCTTCGATCAAGCGTTCGAGGAAACCTGCGGCGCGTGGCTCGACGCGCATTCGCACTTGCCGGTCATCGCGGCGGGCATGGTCGGCAGCGCGCAAGGATGGATCGAAGCGCCTTACGTCGACGCCCCCGCCGATGCGAACGCGCTCGTCGCGGGCATCGTCAGCGTGCGGACGGCGCGCGGTTTGGACGTGCGCGTCGTGCCGGGCGTGCTCGAACGCGGCCTGCTGCCGAACGTGATGCGCGGCGAGGAAACGCAGATCGTCGGCGCGCTCGCGAGCGATGCGTCGCTGTCCGCGAAGGGCGGCGCGCTGATCGGGCTGCCGGGGACGCACGCGAAATGGGCGGCCGTCGAAGCGGGACGCATCGAGCGTTTCTATACGTTCATGACGGGCGAAGTGTTCGGCGCGCTGCGCGATCACACCATTCTCGGCCGCACGATGCAGCAGGACGCCGCCTCCGATGCCGCCGCGTTCGTTCGCGGCGTCGATACCGCGCGCGACGCGGGTCATCCCGGCGTGCTCGCGACGATCTTCAGCACGCGCACGCTCGGACTCACCGGACAGCTCGCGCCCGCGCAGCAGCCGGATTATCTGTCGGGGCTTCTGATCGGCCACGAACTGCGCGGTCTTAACGAAGTGCTTGCGCGCGACCAGTCGTCGCTCGCTGGCCGGACACTGCGGCTCATCGGCAACGATGCGCTGTGCGACCGCTATCGCGCCGCGCTCGCGCGCTTCGGATGCAACGACGCCCAGACCGTCGCGCACGCCACCGAAAATGGCCTTTACCGAATCGCCGCGCTCGCCGGGCTCGTGCCAACGCCCACGCGCGCGCCCTGA
- the aroE gene encoding shikimate dehydrogenase: MNDRYAVIGNPVEHSKSPWIHARFAEQTGEAVEYGRILGPLGGFENEVRAFIAAGGRGMNVTVPFKLDAHAFADTLSPRAAAAGAVNTLSFDENGVRGDNTDGIGLVRDIEANLGVRLEGARVLLLGAGGAARGVVLPIFDRKPASLVIVNRTAAKAHQLVDQFAQAARETGVRFSGGSAGSIEKTRYDLVINATAGSLDAALPECDDAAFGTATLAYDMMYGAKPTVFMQHAEALGARAADGLGMLVEQAAESFFIWRGVRPDGGAVLRELRQTLAAKA; encoded by the coding sequence ATGAACGATCGTTACGCGGTGATCGGCAATCCCGTCGAGCACAGCAAGTCGCCGTGGATTCACGCGCGCTTCGCTGAGCAGACGGGCGAGGCGGTCGAGTACGGGCGCATTCTGGGGCCGCTCGGCGGCTTCGAGAACGAAGTGCGCGCGTTCATCGCGGCAGGCGGACGCGGCATGAACGTCACGGTCCCGTTCAAGCTCGACGCGCACGCGTTCGCCGATACGCTGTCGCCGCGCGCGGCGGCTGCGGGCGCGGTCAACACGCTGTCGTTCGACGAAAACGGCGTGCGCGGCGACAACACCGATGGCATCGGCCTCGTGCGCGACATCGAAGCGAATCTCGGCGTGCGTCTCGAAGGCGCCCGCGTGCTGCTGCTCGGCGCGGGCGGCGCGGCGCGCGGCGTCGTGCTGCCGATTTTCGATCGAAAGCCGGCGTCGCTCGTCATCGTGAATCGCACGGCGGCGAAGGCGCATCAGCTCGTCGATCAGTTCGCGCAAGCCGCGCGGGAAACCGGCGTGCGCTTCTCGGGCGGAAGCGCGGGCAGCATCGAAAAGACACGCTACGACCTCGTCATCAATGCGACGGCCGGCAGTCTCGACGCCGCGCTGCCCGAATGCGACGACGCCGCGTTCGGCACGGCCACGCTCGCCTACGACATGATGTACGGCGCGAAGCCCACGGTCTTCATGCAGCACGCCGAGGCGCTGGGCGCGCGCGCGGCGGACGGCCTCGGCATGCTCGTCGAACAGGCGGCGGAATCTTTCTTCATCTGGCGCGGCGTGCGTCCGGACGGCGGCGCGGTGCTGCGCGAACTGCGTCAGACGCTCGCGGCCAAAGCCTGA
- a CDS encoding SDR family oxidoreductase, producing the protein MTRLAGKTAMVTGAGRGIGAAIALAFAREGAAVALAELDIDTARATAERIAAQIEGARVLAVETDVTQGASVKDALAQTEAQFGPLDVLVNNAGINVFCDPLTMTDDDWRRCFAVDLDGVWNGCRAVLPGMVERGRGSIVNIASTHAFKIIPGCFPYPVAKHGVIGLTRALGIEYAPNNVRVNAIAPGYIETQLTLDWWDAQPDSNAARQATLDLQPMKRIGQPKEVAMTAVFLASDEAPFINASCITVDGGRSALYHD; encoded by the coding sequence ATGACCCGGCTCGCCGGCAAGACCGCGATGGTCACGGGCGCGGGGCGCGGCATCGGCGCGGCGATCGCGCTCGCGTTCGCGCGCGAAGGCGCGGCGGTCGCGCTGGCGGAACTCGACATCGATACGGCCCGCGCGACGGCCGAACGCATCGCGGCGCAGATCGAAGGCGCGCGCGTGCTCGCAGTCGAAACGGACGTGACGCAAGGCGCATCGGTGAAAGACGCGCTCGCGCAAACCGAGGCGCAGTTCGGCCCGCTCGACGTGCTCGTGAACAACGCCGGCATCAACGTGTTCTGCGATCCGCTCACGATGACCGACGACGACTGGCGGCGCTGCTTCGCCGTCGATCTCGACGGCGTGTGGAACGGCTGCCGCGCGGTGCTGCCGGGCATGGTGGAGCGCGGGCGCGGAAGCATCGTGAATATCGCTTCGACGCATGCGTTCAAGATCATTCCGGGCTGCTTTCCGTATCCGGTGGCCAAGCACGGCGTGATCGGGCTCACGCGCGCGCTCGGCATCGAGTACGCGCCGAACAACGTGCGCGTCAATGCCATCGCGCCGGGATACATCGAAACGCAGTTGACGCTCGACTGGTGGGACGCGCAGCCCGACTCGAACGCCGCCCGCCAGGCGACGCTCGATCTTCAGCCGATGAAGCGCATCGGCCAGCCGAAGGAAGTCGCGATGACGGCCGTGTTCCTCGCATCGGACGAGGCGCCGTTCATCAACGCGAGCTGCATCACCGTGGATGGCGGGCGTTCGGCGCTGTATCACGACTGA
- a CDS encoding 2-dehydro-3-deoxy-6-phosphogalactonate aldolase encodes MQPSINLPAPYAMHAGLAKAFAQCPLIAILRGVTPADAAEHGRALYEAGFRIVEVPLNSPQPFDSIAAIRQALPDDAIVGAGTVLHPSYVDSVKDAGGELVVMPHSDGDVVRVAKAHGLACAPGVATPNEGFLALKNGADVLKMFPAEQLGPTVVKAWRAVIAKEVPLVPVGGIAPDNMGPFLTAGANGFGLGSALYKPGQSVSATASHAKAFIHGLSIAKGEKR; translated from the coding sequence ATGCAGCCTTCCATCAATCTGCCCGCGCCCTACGCGATGCACGCCGGTCTCGCGAAGGCGTTCGCGCAGTGTCCGCTGATCGCGATCCTGCGCGGCGTCACGCCCGCCGATGCCGCCGAACACGGCCGCGCGCTCTACGAAGCGGGCTTTCGCATCGTCGAGGTGCCGCTCAATTCGCCGCAGCCGTTCGACAGCATCGCCGCGATCCGTCAGGCGTTGCCGGACGACGCGATCGTCGGGGCGGGCACCGTGCTGCATCCGAGCTACGTGGACAGCGTGAAGGACGCGGGCGGCGAACTCGTCGTGATGCCGCACAGCGACGGCGATGTCGTGCGCGTGGCGAAGGCCCACGGACTCGCGTGCGCGCCGGGCGTCGCCACGCCGAACGAGGGTTTTCTCGCGCTGAAGAACGGCGCGGACGTGCTGAAAATGTTTCCCGCCGAGCAACTCGGCCCGACGGTGGTGAAGGCATGGCGCGCGGTCATCGCGAAGGAAGTGCCGCTCGTGCCGGTCGGCGGAATCGCGCCGGACAACATGGGGCCGTTTCTGACCGCGGGCGCGAACGGCTTCGGCCTCGGCTCGGCGCTGTACAAGCCGGGCCAAAGCGTGAGCGCGACGGCGTCGCATGCGAAGGCGTTCATCCACGGTCTTTCCATCGCCAAAGGTGAAAAGCGATGA
- the mtgA gene encoding monofunctional biosynthetic peptidoglycan transglycosylase produces MTAAPAHGRTSRTSPSGARLGPARWIAYGVSVFVIAVLATQLYFFIQIGLWTRIDPGSTAFMRADAWTLAKTHPGIALQRTWVPYEQISRNLKRAIIASEDADFVNNNGYETDAILQAWEKNKARGKIVAGGSTISQQLARNLFLSREKSYVRKAQELVITWMLEFWLTKERIFEIYLNSVEWGNGVYGAEAAARYYYKTSAAKLTAGQSARLAVMLPRPKYFDDHRNSAYLAMRARVIARRMGAAELPE; encoded by the coding sequence ATGACCGCCGCGCCCGCTCATGGCCGCACGTCGCGCACATCGCCGTCGGGCGCGCGGCTCGGCCCGGCGCGCTGGATCGCTTACGGTGTGTCGGTGTTCGTCATCGCGGTACTCGCGACGCAGTTGTATTTCTTCATTCAGATCGGTTTGTGGACGCGCATCGATCCCGGTTCGACGGCCTTCATGCGCGCCGATGCGTGGACGCTTGCGAAGACGCACCCCGGCATCGCGCTGCAACGGACGTGGGTGCCTTACGAGCAGATTTCGCGCAATCTGAAGCGCGCGATCATCGCGTCCGAGGATGCCGACTTCGTCAACAACAACGGCTACGAAACCGACGCGATCCTGCAGGCGTGGGAGAAGAACAAGGCGCGCGGGAAAATCGTCGCGGGCGGCTCGACGATTTCGCAGCAACTCGCGCGCAATCTCTTTCTGTCGCGCGAAAAGAGCTACGTGAGAAAGGCGCAGGAGCTTGTCATCACATGGATGCTCGAGTTCTGGCTGACCAAGGAACGCATCTTCGAGATCTACCTGAATTCGGTGGAATGGGGTAACGGCGTGTACGGCGCGGAAGCCGCGGCGCGCTACTACTACAAGACGTCGGCAGCGAAATTGACGGCGGGCCAGAGCGCGCGCCTCGCCGTGATGCTGCCGCGCCCCAAATACTTCGACGACCATCGCAATTCGGCGTATCTGGCGATGCGCGCGCGCGTCATCGCGCGGCGAATGGGCGCGGCCGAGTTGCCCGAGTGA